A genomic window from Vitis riparia cultivar Riparia Gloire de Montpellier isolate 1030 chromosome 16, EGFV_Vit.rip_1.0, whole genome shotgun sequence includes:
- the LOC117932941 gene encoding putative disease resistance protein RGA4 isoform X2, with protein sequence MAESFLFSIADNVLGKIGSVTLQEIGLAWGVKTELQKLEATLTAIKSVLLDAEEKQWKDRQLRDWLGKLKHVCYDVEDVLNEFRYQALQRQVVSHGSLKTKEIHSE encoded by the coding sequence ATGGCTGAATCGTTTTTGTTTAGCATCGCAGACAACGTTCTGGGGAAGATCGGCTCTGTCACTCTCCAAGAAATTGGCTTAGCATGGGGCGTCAAGACTGAACTGCAAAAGCTGGAAGCCACCTTAACAGCTATCAAATCCGTCCTCCTGGATGCTGAGGAGAAGCAGTGGAAGGATCGACAGCTACGTGATTGGTTGGGAAAGCTCAAACATGTGTGCTATGATGTGGAAGATGTGCTCAATGAATTTCGGTACCAAGCTTTGCAGCGCCAAGTGGTGAGTCATGGCAGCCTTAAAACAAAG